In Vicia villosa cultivar HV-30 ecotype Madison, WI linkage group LG7, Vvil1.0, whole genome shotgun sequence, the DNA window actaaTATAACATGGCAAGTataagaattttgattggttgtatgtgtaaagttaatTTATATTGTCactgcactacctttaaactcaatttccaaatgttttaaaattttaattgaaatacacggatggtgtaaagaagttttacactgtcagtcaCAGAATCTCAAtcgataatttgtttaaattatttaatttttattttaatcatacataataataaagcaaaatgagtttaTTGGCAATTTTGACAAGTGGCACATTTCTAGAGCCCTTACTACTTTAAATGTTTCTACTTAAAGAAATGTTTCTATTTTTGTtaagttattatttattaatttaataattcattttattttaattattattcattCCCTATTTCCTATGCTCTTAATTTTCAACTTATTGATTCCCTATTTTATTGGATAACACACTTTTAAttggtttattattttttttttttttttttttttatcattattcaGTTTTGGGAATCTGAAACATCCCATTGGAAAATCGATTTTATGCCTTAGAAACAACCAAAACCACCTTCACCAAAATCGATTTGGGGAAGAGGAAGAAACAAGTCGTTTCACCTCTTCTTCCTCTCCAAATCTCACCCACATCAAAAACCCCTCACCACAACTTCTATCATTTCTTTTCACAAACCAAACCACCCTCACCATCCATCTTCAACCACAACCATGATGTGGGAACGTGAACACGATGAACACCATCACCACCACCACACCACCTCTTCAAAACCCGACCAAATCCCTGACCCTAACTCCTATCTCAACTTCGATTTCTTCTCAACTCTCTCCAAACCTAATGTTCTCCATTGTTAACATTCCTCTCACGACCAAACCATCACGGTAACGCCATTCCGTTACTGAACGGAACAAACTTCACTTTCCCTAACTATTGCGGTTGCACAACATGAAATGGCGCATTCACCGAAATGATGCCACCGTTAACTCTTTCCGTCTTCTCCTTTTTCAACACCGGTTCAAAACCTCTGACTCCATCACCGGTTGCATTCTtctactctctctttctcttcaaaACATGAATCTCATTCTTCACTGGTGATTCTTGATTTTGATCAACTTTTTGCATGGCATTGCTTTGAATTTGATTATGACCTAATTCAGGCTTggatttctctttctctttctcaactGGTTTTCTGAAAGTACCTCCAATGGATAACCCTAAATCCAGCTCTACCTCTTCAACTTCCACCATCGTTGATTAAAAGATTGAACTTGAAGagtttgaagataaaaatgaaaaatagaagaaaGTGTTGGTTGTTATCAATTTAGGGTCTGTTTTGTTTTGTTACTAATTTATGATTTGCAGGAAGTAGATTATGATGCTGATGACAATGCTATTTTCTCTAATTACATTCGTCCAAGACATTAGCAACAACAAAGAACTATGGAAAATCGCTGTAAAAGTTCACCACAAGTGGAATGTCATCACCAGCACCAAACATCACTTTGAGATGATAATGATAGACAAAGAGGTAACTTCATCACGGTTATGCATTTTTTGATGTATTTgcgttattttcttatttatacaACTTTTACAGAATTTGTATCCCACTTATATATTGTTTCCATGTGATTCTTCATgatgtttttgaaaatatttatttatgctaCTTTTCAGGGGGTTGATATCCATGTCGGTGTTCCTCCATTGTACAGACTTTTGATTTGCAGTTGGCTGTTAATGTTATAATTTAAtgtatttaaatttgaatatggCAACCTAATGCTACAAGTATGTGGGTGTTCTATGTACTTTGGAAGAACTAACATAGATTTTCTGTGTTTATTTAGAAGGAAAGGTTCGAAGGCGTTGTTGAAAAAGCTCAAACGGGTGATGGTACACGGTGCAACAATTTACTCTGTTGTTCAATTAGAGGGTCTAAAGGTAGTTTATAGTTATTGTAGGCTCAACCTTTGAAAATATTGGTTTAGTTCTCATAACTTTATTTAAGGTTGTTCTCTTTATAGGATTGTTAGTTTCAGTATTAAGAATGGTACTTGTGCCCTCTCACATTTAAGCAACACATCCCATAAATCACAGTGGTACTGGTCAAGTAAGctcaatttttattttgttgcttATGTGTATATTGGTTTCACTGTTTCTTGTGGGGCTTAATGCATGCAGTTGAATCAACTTATTTGATCCAAACAACTTTTGAtcttattttttatcaataaattAGCAGTGAGCGACTCTAATTCGCCCAGGAAAGGAAATGATGGATACAGTCCTAGCTCTTCAGCAAAATTGCAAGTACCCGAGGAATCTCGTGGTAACtaattttctgatattccttcattgattatcttgatttgattgttcaGTAAACTAAATAGTTACATGTGTGATTTATATTACTTATGGAGATATATTCTGATGGTAGAACCTGACCACATATTTGTCAGTCCTTCGCCTAATTTGGTTTCAAAAAATGAACCAGCGGGGTATCCGGTTTAGATCAATCAGGTTCATTCATGAAAAGGTTTTTGTTTATGCTGTTGGATTTTGAGAAAGGAATATATAATCCTTTAGGGACAGTCCGTTGGAAGTGGACCAACTTTGGAAATCGCGGCTCTGTTGCCTCAATATTGAGCTGTTATTTTGCACAGTCTAATACTTTCTGTCTTAAGAGTTGTTTATCCAGTAAATTTTTGATAAATTCTAGCAGAGTGTTATTTAGGATAAATTTTATGTTTCTTAACATTTATTTATGTAGGTGTTGTGGAAAGGAATGAAATAATTGAGAGGCTAAGTACTAAACTGTAAGGAAGTCTTTTGTGTTAGAGGTGCACGCATATGCCTGAATGGATCTACACACAGTGATATGTTTTACTTGGTTCAAGCTGCCTGAATGGATCTACACACAATGATCTATTTTATTTGGTTAAGATGAAACTGTTAATTCCACTAAGCTGCATAATTGCTCATAATAATCAAATGTTAGGATGAGATATTTTGCCATATAGTTGCTTGAGTATGGTAGTCTGCAATTTTTAGTATGTATTTAGGCATAACTAAATAGAATATTTGTTCAGCTGGAATCTGTAACTTTTAGTGTGTACTTAGGCATAACTAAACAAAATATTTGTTCAGctgaagaaaataagaacaaaattGTTAAGGCAGTAGTTAATTTTTTAATACTCAGTCCTCTCATTTTCTTAATTCATAAATTCAGTGTAatattgttttgaaaattaaaactaACATATTCAGTTTCAGCTAATTTGGTTACGATTTTTGAATAGAAGTTGAGGAAAATTGATCCCATTTTATTAGATTTTTGAACTATTGTTTGTTGTATATCTATGTAGTTATGGTTAAAAATAGAGTTGATAcataatttgaaataatatattttaaaatctctATATAATTACTACCATATTAATTGGATTTAAGACAATTATATTTTGTTTGGAACACGTAAGAGaattaatgttttaataattaatagtaaATAGTAGATCTATTTTTAAAGAATTAAagttattaaatataattaaatagaattataaatatatttaatgttattaatggttttatttatctatttttaataGAATTAAATAGAAATGAGAAAAAAAAGATATGTATTGACAatgtaaaacaattttatagtGTCAATTAACGGACAGTCTTATTAAAAATCTTAAATTTACACTGTTAGAGTATCTATTAAACTCATGGATTCTAAAGAAGAAAAATACAAGAATAAAAGTAGAATAAGAATAAAGGGAGATAAAAATAGTGCAataattgaaatttattattatttttaaatttttttctttttttaatatcttatatttatttttatataacaaAGTTAATAATTTGCTTTTCTTACTATTCTAGGGaacaaattatatttaattatgttatataataaaaaacaaaatatttattgaatttaatacaattaaaatccgttttatttattgaattttatgcAATTAATATAATAATGGAAACTATTTGTCATTAGTGTGATAACCAAAAAAATTATTACTGATCCAAATacgacaaaaatatatattatatatatatatatatatatatatatatatatatatatatatatatatatatatatatatatatatatatatatatatatatatatatatatatatatatatatatatatatatacacgttaattcaaaattttgtatatatccaaaaaaTTATAGGCACTAATTTATTATAACTTTTAGAACATGGAATAATAAAACTAAATTGTTTTCTAAAAACTAAATCTCTTCTAATCATAACatactataaatatttaaaattttaatttctataatttctttgaaGAGATtctaatttttatcattttattcacaacaatttataaatatataagtttTCGAAATTAAAATTGACTTCATATAGATTGTTTCTCTGAAATGAAAGTCATCTTTAAAATgagatcttatttatttatttatttcatatcgagttttaatttcttaattgatattatatatttaaagactacatgattttttttggtaacttagaaaaaaaacaaattctattctttttaaattagcatcattatttaaaaattaaaaaaatgttttaaaattaaaaaaattaaatttttaaataataaagatatttttataaTCAAAGTAtagattattattaataaaaaaaatttgtatgCAACTAATAACATAGacagattataattataatgttaatatcattatatttgtaaattataaataattataaaatatatttttttagtataaaaaattttatcccgtgcctcgcacgggtagaAACACTAGTTTCTATTAAAATAATCCATTTGAATGGTGATGATGCACTGATGGTGTACATACCAATTAATctcatgttttaaatattttatacccTCTATTTTTAACCGAGCATATATGAAAATCAATTTTTAAGAGAGCAACACTTTTGAGtgtaattactattatttttatttattgataaaATTTCACTTCATGTCATTAATTTTTACACATATTAATTTCCTTTTAATTAATCCTaatatttctttgactttctcaACTTTAGCGTTCTTTCTGTTTGTCTATGTTAATGCATATTTATttgttaacaatattttttttcaataagcaatataagatatcgcactaggggtaCAACCCTTATAACGAAAACTCTATAAAGAATTGAAGTTACCAATCATAAAAACTAGTTCTAGAAGAAAAACTACTACTACTTAACCATCTCTAAGAAAAGAACAAGATGTTGGAAATAACgacatcaaaactaaaaataacatTGTAAAAAACAATAGCATTTCTCATTATATTTATTAACAACATAAGATATTATTTCTTTGCACTCTATTGAATTTACTTTGAAGCTTTAGTCTTATCGCTTAGTGCCacaactttttattttaaagtttagttaaaaaattattaaatatctgTAGCTAAAATGATGAGAGTTCTATCCAAtttattaggtttaaattttttattaggaAAGAAATTGTCTATAAAGATTGAACTTTAAAAATTTGAAACATCACTCTTTAAGATGTGAAGAATTTTTCTTCAGCCGAATGTGAAGAATTTTTCTGGTTACAAATTTTTGTGATAAGAATTTTTCCATAGAAATGTTTGGTGTATATTTAAGATGTGTAGGGACCGAAGAAAATGTAAAAGATGCATTTTTCCAAATGGGAAGACCAAGACTTTTCATTATATGACAAGAAGTATTCGTAAAGTAGCAATCAGGTAATTTGGTAAAAAGATAAGAGAATTTCTTAATGAATTTTATGGATCTCTATCACATCCTAGTAAAACTTTGAAAATATTCTCGGATTGCGAAAATGCATCTCTGAATACATCATATTTAATGTATTTTTGGATGCGTCAAGAAATGTACTTATGAAGTGTGAAAGACAATTTCAGATTTTCGTATGGTCTTTTTCAATCATATAGGCTGGATTTAGAAATCCTAAAAAATAAATGGATTAAAGAATCAACATCTattttttttaggagaaaacttACCTACAATTCCTTAAGTGTGATTTATACTATTTGCTAATGAAAATATAACAAGTGTACTTTAATATCATTTAAAGAGTGAAAATAGGAGTAAATTGCATATGtgtaagagaaaattatacacttgtcataatTTTATTGAGTATTGGGTGCCCTTGTTTTGTATAGTAGGGATACTTTTCTTCAACTGTATGATAATTGACAGCATTAAATTGTTGTTTTTTCTTCGACAGTATGACAATTGACAGCATTAAATGATTATCATCCATATTTCATAGAAATGTTTGGTGTATATTTAAGATGGATAGTGAccaaagaaaattaaaacatggattttttcaaagcGATAGACCAAGACTTTTTTAAGGATAGTTTTTTTGCACTGGTGTTCCTTCTATAAGTCGAGAAAGATCAAAAAAAGGTAAGTAGGAAGTGGTTTGGTTGGCTATGTGTTGGACTCTATAGACAGTTagaaatgatattatttttagaGGAGACTCGTGGAATATTTCGGACATTGTTTGGGAGACTAAGGCTTTAGTTTGGAAATGGGCTTATATCGGAAAAATTAATCATCCCAATTGTGACTTCTACAAGTTCAACACAAACTAGTGGGAAATCCATGCGTCCGGATGAGTTCTGGTGTGGGTTGGACCGGATTTGTCAGATATGtttttttatatcaaattaaaatatagaagttttaatatttaaacaaaaatattaaattgaaaaaagataattcaaaaataatttttataatgtgGAGGGGGGTTTGTGAAGTAGCTTGACTTATAGTGACTGGACCTCACTTGCATATGTTTTTTTTAGAGATTGGCTATGAATTAATTGTTAAATTTGTCATAATTAATTATAGGTTTTCTAGTGCTTgttataatttaaaaaacataaaaataagacattttttaaattttaataatgacATTTTAAATGTTACTAAGAACATaaatatgtgatttttttttattgttagcaATATTATTCTTAAATATAACTAAAACCATCAAGTAACATAGATTT includes these proteins:
- the LOC131615997 gene encoding uncharacterized protein LOC131615997 isoform X1, whose translation is MMLMTMLFSLITFVQDISNNKELWKIAVKVHHKWNVITSTKHHFEMIMIDKEKERFEGVVEKAQTGDGTRCNNLLCCSIRGSKAVSDSNSPRKGNDGYSPSSSAKLQVPEESRGVVERNEIIERLSTKL
- the LOC131615997 gene encoding uncharacterized protein LOC131615997 isoform X3, with protein sequence MMLMTMLFSLITFVQDISNNKELWKIAVKVHHKWNVITSTKHHFEMIMIDKEGVDIHVGVPPLRKGSKALLKKLKRVMVHGATIYSVVQLEGLK
- the LOC131615997 gene encoding uncharacterized protein LOC131615997 isoform X2, which gives rise to MMLMTMLFSLITFVQDISNNKELWKIAVKVHHKWNVITSTKHHFEMIMIDKEKERFEGVVEKAQTGDGTRCNNLLCCSIRGSKVSDSNSPRKGNDGYSPSSSAKLQVPEESRGVVERNEIIERLSTKL